One genomic window of Quercus robur chromosome 6, dhQueRobu3.1, whole genome shotgun sequence includes the following:
- the LOC126732437 gene encoding bifunctional riboflavin biosynthesis protein RIBA 1, chloroplastic-like translates to MASINLHHFSPLLPSRLQGQSGVYCSAKPFIANGYPFDFDLANVTKRLSLSFKGDSRVIRASVIPGGHDSFVNKELGGIETQSDEIGFGTLSAEIKPATSGFFHNDEYDLDRPTDGFASILDAIEDIRKGKMVIVVDDEDRENEGDLIMAASKVTPEAMAFIVKHGTGIVCVSMKGEDLERLQLPLMVTQKENEEKLSTAFTVSVDAKYGTTTGVSARDRAATILALASRHSKPEDFNRPGHIFPLKYREGGVLKRAGHTEASVDLSILAGFDPVAVLCEIVDDDGSMARLPKLRQFAEAENLKIISIADLIRYRRKRDKLVEQAAVAPIPTMWGPFKAYCYRSLLDGMEHIAMVKGEIGDGQDILVRVHSECLTGDIFGSARCDCGNQLALAMKQIEATGRGVLVYLRGHEGRGIGLGHKLRAYNLQDDGRDTVEANEELGLPVDSREYGLGAQILRDIGVRTMRLMTNNPAKYIGLKGYGLAIAGRVPLLTPITMENKRYLETKREKMGHIYGLENNGHINGNGIIGENGNLSDDRPLGASSET, encoded by the exons ATGGCTTCGATCAACCTCCACCATTTCTCTCCGCTGCTTCCTTCCCGTTTACA AGGGCAGAGTGGTGTGTATTGTAGTGCAAAACCGTTTATTGCAAATGGGTAcccttttgattttgatttggcaAATGTTACAAAAAGATTGAGCTTGAGTTTCAAGGGTGATAGTAGAGTGATTAGAGCTTCAGTAATACCTGGAGGGCATGACAGTTTTGTGAATAAAGAGTTGGGTGGGATTGAAACACAGAGTGATGAAATTGGTTTTGGAACACTATCAGCAGAGATCAAACCAGCAACTAGTGGTTTCTTTCACAATGATGAGTATGATCTGGACCGTCCCACAGATGGGTTTGCCTCTATTTTGGACGCTATTGAGGATATTAGGAAAGGCAAG ATGGTAATTGTTGTGGACGATGAAGATAGAGAAAACGAAGGAGATCTTATAATGGCAGCATCAAAAGTGACACCGGAGGCTATGGCGTTTATTGTCAAGCATGGAACTGGCATTGTTTGTGTGAGCATGAAAGGGGAGGACTTGGAGAGGTTGCAACTTCCATTGATGGTGACGCAGAAGGAGAATGAAGAAAAGCTTTCTACAGCATTTACTGTGTCAGTG GATGCAAAATACGGTACAACAACTGGTGTCTCAGCTCGCGATAGGGCAGCCACAATATTGGCTCTTGCATCAAGACATTCTAAACCTGAAGATTTCAATCGCCCAGGCCATATTTTCCCTCTGAAGTACAGGGAGGGAGGGGTCTTGAAAAGAGCTGGACACACAGAAGCTTCTGTTGATCTTTCTATTTTGGCTGGGTTTGATCCTGTTGCTGTGTTATGTGAGATTGTGGATGATGATGGTTCAATGGCTAGATTACCAAAGCTTCGCCAGTTTGCAGAGGcagaaaacttgaaaattatttCCATTGCTGATTTAATCAG GTATAGGAGGAAAAGAGATAAGTTGGTGGAGCAGGCTGCTGTTGCACCAATACCCACAATGTGGGGGCCATTCAAAGCCTACTGTTATAGGTCATTGCTGGATGGGATGGAGCACATTGCGATGGTTAAA GGCGAGATTGGGGATGGGCAAGATATTCTTGTGAGAGTACATTCCGAGTGTCTCACTGGAGACATATTTGGATCAGCCAGATGTGACTGTGGAAACCAGTTAGCACTAGCAATGAAGCAAATTGAGGCAACAGGTAGGGGTGTATTGGTGTATCTCCGTGGACATGAAGGTAGAGGAATTGGTCTTGGCCACAAGCTTCGTGCTTACAACCTTCAGGATGATGGGCGTGATACAGTTGAAGCAAATGAGGAGTTGGGGTTGCCCGTTGATTCTCGGGAATATGGCCTTGGTGCACAG ATACTTCGCGATATAGGTGTCCGGACAATGAGGCTAATGACAAACAATCCTGCCAAGTACATTGGTCTTAAAGGTTATGGTTTAGCAATTGCAGGCAGGGTCCCATTGTTGACACCAATAACTATGGAGAACAAGAGGTATTTGGAGACCAAACGTGAGAAAATGGGGCATATCTATGGTTTGGAAAACAATGGTCATATAAATGGGAATGGCATTATTGGAGAAAATGGCAATTTGAGCGATGACAGACCACTGGGTGCTTCATCTGAGACATAG